TTATGAAGGGCTTCGAAAACCACTTTGCCTGTCTGCTGACAGCACGGGCAGCCTACACCTCCTACTACACGGATGCTGATTACCCTGTGACCAAGGTGCTGAGAGAGCCGGTCTATGTGGAAGTGCGTATCCTGGACAGGTCTGACCCCAATATTGTCCTGACCCTGGGACGCTGCTGGGCAACCTCTTCCCCTAACCCCTTCAGCCTTCCCGAGTGGGACCTTCTAGTGAATGGGTAGGTTGTAGAATTGCTTCCCACTAGTGTTCCAGTGCAGGCTGGTGTTGACCTGGTGTATTCCAAAGGTGCCCCTACAAGGATGACCGCTACCTGACTCAGTTGGTTCCAGTTGAGGGGTCGTCTGCAGTTCCGTTCCCTACCCATTACAAGCGCTTTGTCCTCAAGATGTTCACCTTTGTGGATCAAACCTCCATGGCTCCCTTGCACAACCAGGTAATGGCTTTAACCTTGTCCCAGCCATTTGTACAATGCCATGTCCGGCCCTTGCTTAGTTGTAACGTTGTTCCCAGGTCTATATCCACTGCAGTACAGCCGTGTGTCATCCAAGTGCAACAGACAGCTGTGAACCAAGCTGTGGCAGAGAAAGTGGGTAGAGTCCTCAGTGCAGGTCCCTTGTTTCCCATGTTGCTTATATGGTCTGAACCTTCTCCTTTGCTGCTCACCAGGGAGACATGCGCCAGAAGAATGGGAGGCTCCTCCTGAATCTGCTGTGGTGTCCAGTGGAAGAGTTGTCTTTACAGAAATGGCCTGAAGCTCACCACCTGAGATCAAACCCTAATGCAATAAAGGCTGTGTTCTCAAATGCTTGTTTGGGGGTGGTTATTGCTCTTGCATGTTCTACCTTAGATACTGGAGTGGGCATTCTTCCATACATTATTTAATAACTACATTGCTGGATTATCTAGCAAACAATGACACTTTGCAGGAGCTATGCAGTTGTGATGTGTATAAGGCACATGGATGTCATTAAAGAAATTGGGGAGGGCACTTTACTGGTAGTGTGTGGCACCATCCACTAGGTGTCACAGCCAAGCCAATGGCTCTCTGAAGTGGCAGGGGAGGTGTAAGTTCTCGCTACCTTGGATCCGTAAATGGGAGGAAGAAGGGTCAGAGGGTGTGGCTGATGGGAGCATATAGCCTTTTGACCTTGTGGTTGTGGTGTCCTTCAGGTCATACTCTTGCACTGTCTGTTTTTTAGAATGTCCTTTTTGCTTTATACTTTGCATCCTATATGATGGAAGCAATGTCATTCCCTAGCTCTGACATGCACTTGGAACAGCTGACGACCATAGAGGACAGGTTGATTTGAGGTACTAGAATGCAGTTCTCCATAACTGATCGATCAAAAGCCTGAACCCACTGGAGAAAGGGCAACCCAGGTTTTATGATCCATGAGAACCAGAGTTCCTTCACCATGAATTCATCTATCCAGATTTTACTGTTAAATGTTATTGCAGTCCAGAACTATACAGCTAAATATGAAGTGTACACAAGGCTATAATATTTTTGAACTGTAATATTTAGGCCATTTTTGCCAAACCAAGCACAATGTTATCAAGCAAATAAGTAATGTTATTTCCTCTTCTATCAACTATGAAAGCTGCATTCATAAatgattaaatatttaattgctATCTACATAAATCATGCTACCTTGTCATACTTCAATTAttgtacagtagaaccccggaactcgaCATTTTCGGAGTTCGAATTTTGAGAAAAGTTCGTCTCGGAGCATCGAACAAAACTTCGGAATCCGACCCGCCTCGCATAACTTTTGTAAACAACATACAGTTTGTGCTTCGGTCACATGCCGTTAGTTGGCCttgttgttcaatgggttttaaacaattttgaggctgtgctccaagcgtttgctgtatttttgtttttttgtactgttttagacaaaaacatGGGAGAAAAGCAGAAGCGGAAACGATAAGAACCAATAAAGTTGAAAAATGCCTTCGTGTGCcggacttagcattggaattcaacttgatggttgagaacagattaatccgttttcagttatttcttatggggaaaattcATTCGGAACTCGACTGCATCGCTTCTCGACGCTCCTTCCACAACGAATTAGCGTCGAGttctggggttctactgtacttGGATCCATTGTACCTAATGCTAATGTCTCAAAACGGCAGATATAGGCCGAAGCCATTCACAGGCAACAGTCATGACACTGACTGTGTAAAGGACATTACAGACGAGACTAACTGTGTAAAGGACATTAAATTAAGTTGCCGTATTGGAAATGAAAGATATTTAATCTAAATGAAAGTGCTTTTACCTTGATGTGTGAACACATAACATTACTACAACAGCCTACTTTCATCAACGCAGGTTGGCTAAGCTAAGGCCTGGCCAATACTATACACAATGTGAGAGATTATATACATGTAACATATACATGTTTTGTCCTCTGTGGTCTGTCAGTCAAACTCTCCACCCTACATTTTCTTAAAATGAAAAACCACACACTCTTTGAAACTCTTTGAGTCGCTGCTTAGCAAAAGTCCAAACCAATGAGAACCTTTCAGAATTTTATGAATAACATGATCAAAACAAAAACGGTAGGTGTCAGTGAGCCAATGTGCCAGCACTGTGAGTGTCCAAATGATTAAAATGTCACATGCATATCACACAACAGTCCTAAAcatgtgtcctaaacatgagtGTTTAGTAGTCAGCACAGAGTTCATGATTGCACTCGGCTGGCAAATAATTAATAGCTAACAAAATAGGGGGAGGGCTTGGTAACAATTTTTAGCATAGGCAAAATAAAAAGATCACAGAGTGGGATAACAGTTACTTGCAGATCTCTGCAGTTCAGAGGCTATGGCAGGAGAGTTGGTCACTGTTGTGCTTGTGGGTCTTTGTGTCTCCTTGACTTGTTGCACTAGTGAAGCTGCATCTCAATGGAGTTTCCAAGATAATAAACAATTGGCCAGAAACTCTCAGCTCCTGCAGCACCATGTTCCTGAGGTACATGACCAACAGCAACAGATGACCAAAACTGTAGTTTCTGAGAAATGTAATGTAGATGGGTCTGTCAAGATTGCCTGTGGTGAGTCTGGCTTAAATGCTACCCACTGTGAAGCTATAAACTGCTGTTTTGATGGACAACGCTGCTACTATGGAAGAACAGGTAAGGGTTTGAATGTGTTTAGCCTTGCtacttttgaaactgggagttgAACCTGGCCTGCTTTTCTCCCTGATGTTGTCAGTGACTGTCCAGTGCACAAGAGATGGCCAGTTCATATTGGTGGTGGCCAAGGATACAACCCTGCCTAGGCTGAGCCTGGATTCAGTCAGCCTATTGGGAGAAAATGGACCCTGTGGGCCAATTGACTCCAATGCAGCTTTTGCTATCTACCAGTTTCCCGTTGCTGCCTGTGGTACCCGTGTGATGGTTAGTGCTTGGGGCTTCTACATTGGGTTAGATGTGGGCTGTGTTGGAATGTAATTGTACTACCTTGCGACCTCCTTCATTCCAGGAGCTGGGTGACTACTTGGTGTATGAGAACAAGATGACCTCTTCCTATGAAGTTGGATTCGGTCCCCTTGGAGCAATCACAAGAGACAGCTACTATGAGTGAGTTGACCATGATTGCATGGCACAGTTTCATGCAGGGTTTGTGCTCACTTTTGTATTCCTTGTGCAAGACTTTACTTCCAGTGTAGGTATTACGGTATGAGCGTTGCAACACTGCCTATTCAGCACTATGCCAACGAGCCCCCTCTACCTGTAGTTGCTCCTGGACCCCTCAGGGTAGAGCTAAGAATAGCTAATGGTCAGTGCACCACAAAGGGGTGTGTGGAAGGTGAGTATCGTCATTCTGGATGCTAGTATGAGCTTTGTTTATGAAGGGCTTCGAAAACCACTTTGCCTGTCTGCTGACAGCACGGGCAGCCTACACCTCCTACTACACGGATGCTGATTACCCTGTGACCAAGGTGCTGAGAGAGCCGGTCTATGTGGAAGTGCGTATCCTGGACAGGTCTGACCCCAATATTGTCCTGACCCTGGGACGCTGCTGGGCAACCTCTTCCCCTAACCCCTTCAGCCTTCCCGAGTGGGACCTTCTAGTGAATGGGTAGGTTGTAGAATTGCTTCCCACTAGTGTTCCAGTGCAGGCTGGTGTTGACCTGGTGTATTCCAAAGGTGCCCCTACAAGGATGACCGCTACCTGACTCAGTTGGTTCCAGTTGAGGGGTCGTCTGCAGTTCCGTTCCCTACCCATTACAAGCGCTTTGTCCTCAAGATGTTCACCTTTGTGGATCAAACCTCCATGGCTCCCTTGCACAACCAGGTAATGGCTTTAACCTTGTCCCAGCCATTTGTACAATGCCATGTCCGGCCCTTGCTTAGTTGTAACGTTGTTCCCAGGTCTATATCCACTGCAGTACAGCCGTGTGTCATCCAAGTGCAACAGACAGCTGTGAACCAAGCTGTGGCAGAGAAAGTGGGTAGAGTCCTCAGTGCAGGTCCCTTGTTTCCCATGTTGCTTATATGGTCTGAACCTTCTCCTTTGCTGCTCACCAGGGAGACATGCGCCAGAAGAATGGGAGGCTCCTCCTGAATCTGCTGTGGTGTCCAGTGGAAGAGTTGTCTTTACAGAAATGGCCTGAAGCTCACCACCTGAGATCAAACCCTAATGCAATAAAGGCTGTGTTCTCAAATGCTTGTTTGGGGGTGGTTATTGCTCTTGCATGTTCTACCTTAGATACTGGAGTGGGCATTCTTCCATACATTATTTAATAACTACATTGCTGGATTATCTAGCAAACAATGACACTTTGCAGGAGCTATGCAGTTGTGATGTGTATAAGGCACATGGATGTCATTAAAGAAATTGGGGAGGGCACTTTACTGGTAGTGTGTGGCACCATCCACTATGTGTACCTAGGTGTCACAGCCAAGCCAATGGCTCTCTGAAGTGGCAGGGGAGGTGTAAGTTCTCGCTACCTTGGATCCGTAAATGGGAGGAAGAAGGGTCAGAGGGTGTGGCTGATGGGAGCATATAGCCTTTTGACCTTGTGGTTGTGGTGTCCTTCAGGTCATACTCTTGCACTGTCTGTTTTTTAGAATGTCCTTTTTGCTTTATACTTTGCATCCTATATGATGGAAGCAATGTCATTCCCTAGCTCTGACATGCACTTGGAACAGCTGACGACCATAGAGGACAGGTTGATTTGAGGTACTAGAATGCAGTTCTCCATAACTGATCGATCAAAAGCCTGAACCCACTGGAGAAAGGGCAACCCAGGTTTTATGATCCATGAGAACCAGAGTTCCTTCACCATGAATTCATCTATCCAGATTTTACTGTTAAATGTTATCGCAGTCCAGAACTATACAGCTAAATATGAAGTGTACACAAGGCTATAATATTTTTGAACTGTAATATTTAGGCCATTTTTGCCAAACCAAGCACAATGTTATCAAGCAAATAAGTAATGTTATTTCCTCTTCTATCAACTATGAAAGCTGCATTCATAAatgattaaatatttaattgctATCTACATAAATCATGCTACCTTGTCATACTTCAATTAttgtacagtagaaccccggaactcgaCATTTTCGGAGTTCGAATTTTGAGAAAAGTTCGTCTCGGAGCATCGAACAAAACTTCGGAATCCGACCCGCCTCGCATAACTTTTGTAAACAACATACAGTTTGTGCTTCGGTCACATGCCGTTAGTTGGCCttgttgttcaatgggttttaaaccattttgaggctgtgctccaagtgtttgctgtatttttgtttttttgtactgttttagacaaaaacatGGGAGAAAAGCAGAAGCGGAAACGATAAGAACCAATAAAGTTGAAAAATGCCTTCGTGTGCcggacttagcattggaattcaacttgatggttgagaacagattaatccgttttcagttatttcttatggggaaaattcATTCGGAACTCGACTGCATCGCTTCTTGACGCTCCTTCCACAACGAATTAGCGTCGAGttctggggttctactgtacttGGATCCATTGTACCTAATGCTAATGTCTCAAAACGGCAGATATAGGCCGAAGCCATTCACAGGCAACAGTCATGACACTGACTGTGTAAAGGACATTACAGACGAGACTAACTGTGTAAAGGACATTAAATTAAGTTGCCGTAATGGAAATTAAAGATATTTAATCTAAATGAAAGTGCTTTTACCTTGATGTGTGAACACATAACATTACTACAACAGCCTACTTTCATCAACGCAGGTTGGCTAAGCTAAGGCCTGGCCAATACTATACACAATGTGAGAGATTATATACATGTAACATATACACGTTTTGTCCTCTGTGGTCTGTCAGTCAAACTCTCCACCCTACATTTTCTTAAAATGAAAAACCACACACTCTTTGAAACTCTTTGAGTCGCTGCTTAGCAAAAGTCCAAACCAATGAGAACCTTTCAGAATTTTATGAATAACATGATCAAAACAAAAACGGTAGGTGTCAGTGAGCCAATGTGCCAGCACTGTGAGTGTCCAAATGATTAAAATGTCACATGCATATCACACAACAGTCCTAAAcatgtgtcctaaacatgagtGTTTAGTAGTCAGCACAGAGTTCATGATTGCACTCGGCTGGCAAATAATTAATAGCTAACAAAATAGGGGGAGGGCTTGGTAACAAGTTTTAGCATAGGCAAAATAAAAAGATCACAGAGTGGGATAACAGTTACTTGCAGATCTCTGCAGTTCAGAGGCTATGGCAGGAGAGTTGGTCACTGTTGTGCTTGTGGGTCTTTGTGTCTCCTTGACTTGTTGCACTAGTGAAGCTGCATCTCAATGGAGTTTCCAAGATAATAAACAATTGGCCAGAAACTCTCAGCTCCTGCAGCACCATGTTCCTGAGGTACATGACCAACAGCAACAGATGACCAAAACTGTAGTTTCTGAGAAATGTAATGTAGATGGGTCTGTCAAGATTGCCTGTGGTGAGTCTGGCTTAAATGCTACCCACTGTGAAGCTATAAACTGCTGTTTTGATGGACAACGCTGCTACTATGGAAGAACAGGTAAGGGTTTGAATGTGTTTAGCCTTGCtacttttgaaactgggagttgAACCTGGCCTGCTTTTCTCCCTGATGTTGTCAGTGACTGTCCAGTGCACAAGAGATGGCCAGTTCATATTGGTGGTGGCCAAGGATACAACCCTGCCTAGGCTGAGCCTGGATTCAGTCAGCCTATTGGGAGAAAATGGACCCTGTGGGCCAATTGACTCCAATGCAGCTTTTGCTATCTACCAGTTTCCCGTTGCTGCCTGTGGTACCCGTGTGATGGTTAGTGCTTGGGGCTTCTACATTGGGTTAGATGTGGGCTGTGTTGGAATGTAATTGTACTACCTTGCGACCGCCTTCATTCCAGGAGCTGGGTGACTACTTGGTGTATGAGAACAAGATGACCTCTTCCTATGAAGTTGGATTCGGTCCCCTTGGAGCAATCACAAGAGACAGCTACTATGAGTGAGTTGACCATGATTGCATGGCACAGTTTCATGCAGGGTTTGTGCTCACTTTTGTATTCCTTGTGCAAGACTTTACTTCCAGTGTAGGTATTACGGTATGAGCGTTGCAACACTGCCTATTCAGCACTATGCCAACGAGCCCCCTCTACCTGTAGTTGCTCCTGGACCCCTCAGGGTAGAGCTAAGAATAGCTAATGGTCAGTGCACCACAAAGGGGTGTGTGGAAGGTGAGTATCGTCATTCTGGATGCTAGTATGAGCTTTGTTTATGAAGGGCTTCGAAAACCACTTTGCCTGTCTGCTGACAGCACGGGCAGCCTACACCTCCTACTACACGGATGCTGATTACCCTGTGACCAAGGTGCTGAGAGAGCCGGTCTATGTGGAAGTGCGTATCCTGGACAGGTCTGACCCCAATATTGTCCTGACCCTGGGACGCTGCTGGGCAACCTCTTCCCCTAACCCCTTCAGCCTTCCCGAGTGGGACCTTCTAGTGAATGGGTAGGTTGTAGAATTGCTTCCCACTAGTGTTCCAGTGCAGGCTGGTGTTGACCTGGTGTATTCCAAAGGTGCCCCTACAAGGATGACCGCTACCTGACTCAGTTGGTTCCAGTTGAGGGGTCGTCTGCAGTTCCGTTCCCTACCCATTACAAGCGCTTTGTCCTCAAGATGTTCACCTTTGTGGATCAAACCTCCATGGCTCCCTTGCACAACCAGGTAATGGCTTTAACCTTGTCCCAGCCATTTGTACAATGCCATGTCCGGCCCTTGCTTAGTTGTAACGTTGTTCCCAGGTCTATATCCACTGCAGTACAGCCGTGTGTCATCCAAGTGCAACAGACAGCTGTGAACCAAGCTGTGGCAGAGAAAGTGGGTAGAGTCCTCAGTGCAGGTCCCTTGTTTCCCATGTTGCTTATATGGTCTGAACCTTCTCCTTTGCTGCTCACCAGGGAGACATGCGCCAGAAGAATGGGAGGCTCCTCCTGAATCTGCTGTGGTGTCCAGTGGAAGAGTTGTCTTTACAGAAATGGCCTGAAGCTCACCACCTGAGATCAAACCCTAATGCAATAAAGGCTGTGTTCTCAAATGCTTGTTTGGGGGTGGTTATTGCTCTTGCATGTTCTACCTTAGATACTGGAGTGGGCATTCTTCCATACATTATTTAATAACTACATTGCTGGATTATCTAGCAAACAATGACACTTTGCAGGAGCTATGCAGTTGTGATGTGTATAAGGCACATGGATGTCATTAAAGAAATTGGGGAGGGCACTTTACTGGTAGTGTGTGGCACCATCCACTAGGTGTCACAGCCAAGCCAATGGCTCTCTGAAGTGGCAGGGGAGGTGTAAGTTCTCGCTACCTTGGATCCGTAAATGGGAGGAAGAAGGGTCAGAGGGTGTGGCTGATGGGAGCATATAGCCTTTTGACCTTGTGGTTGTGGTGTCCTTCAGGTCATACTCTTGCACTGTCTGTTTTTTAGAATGTCCTTTTTGCTTTATACTTTGCATCCTATATGATGGAAGCAATGTCATTCCCTAGCTCTGACATGCACTTGGAACAGCTGACGACCATAGAGGACAGGTTGATTTGAGGTACTAGAATGCAGTTCTCCATAACTGATCGATCAAAAGCCTGAACCCACTGGAGAAAGGGCAACCCAGGTTTTATGATCCATGAGAACCAGAGTTCCTTCACCATGAATTCATCTATCCAGATTTTACTGTTAAATGTTATTGCAGTCCAGAACTATACAGCTAAATATGAAGTGTACACAAGGCTATAATATTTTTGAACTGTAATATTTAGGCCATTTTTGCCAAACCAAGCACAATGTTATCAAGCAAATAAGTAATGTTATTTCCTCTTCTATCAACTATGAAAGCTGCATTCATAAatgattaaatatttaattgctATCTACATAAATCATGCTACCTTGTCATACTTCAATTAttgtacagtagaaccccggaactcgaCATTTTCGGAGTTCGAATTTTGAGAAAAGTTCGTCTCGGAGCATCGAACAAAACTTCGGAATCCGACCCGCCTCGCATAACTTTTGTAAACAACATACAGTTTGTGCTTCGGTCACATGCCGTTAGTTGGCCttgttgttcaatgggttttaaaccattttgaggctgtgctccaagcgtttgctgtatttttgtttttttgtactgttttagacaaaaacatGGGAGAAAAGCAGAAGCGGAAACGATAAGAACCAATAAAGTTGAAAAATGCCTTCGTGTGCcggacttagcattggaattcaacttgatggttgagaacagattaatccgttttcagttatttcttatggggaaaattcATTCGGAACTCGACTGCATCGCTTCTCGACGCTCCTTCCACAACGAATTAGCGTCGAGttctggggttctactgtacttGGATCCATTGTACCTAATGCTAATGTCTCAAAACGGCAGATATAGGCCGAAGCCATTCACAGGCAACAGTCATGACACTGACTGTGTAAAGGACATTACAGACGAGACTAACTGTGTAAAGGACATTAAATTAAGTTGCCGTATTGGAAATGAAAGATATTTAATCTAAATGAAAGTGCTTTTACCTTGATGTGTGAACACATAACATTACTACAACAGCCTACTTTCATCAACGCAGGTTGGCTAAGCTAAGGCCTGGCCAATACTATACACAATGTGAGAGATTATATACATGTAACATATACATGTTTTGTCCTCTGTGGTCTGTCAGTCAAACTCTCCACCCTACATTTTCTTAAAATGAAAAACCACACACTCTTTGAAACTCTTTGAGTCGCTGCTTAGCAAAAGTCCAAACCAATGAGAACCTTTCAGAATTTTATGAATAACATGATCAAAACAAAAACGGTAGGTGTCAGTGAGCCAATGTGCCAGCACTGTGAGTGTCCAAATGATTAAAATGTCACATGCATATCACACAACAGTCCTAAAcatgtgtcctaaacatgagtGTTTAGTAGTCAGCACAGAGTTCATGATTGCACTCGGCTGGCAAATAATTAATAGCTAACAAAATAGGGGGAGGGCTTGGTAACAATTTTTAGCATAGGCAAAATAAAAAGATCACAGAGTGGGATAACAGTTACTTGCAGATCTCTGCAGTTCAGAGGCTATGGCAGGAGAGTTGGTCACTGTTGTGCTTGTGGGTCTTTGTGTCTCCTTGACTTGTTGCACTAGTGAAGCTGCATCTCAATGGAGTTTCCAAGATAATAAACAATTGGCCAGAAACTCTCAGCTCCTGCAGCACCATGTTCCTGAGGTACATGACCAACAGCAACAGATGACCAAAACTGTAGTTTCTGAGAAATGTAATGTAGATGGGTCTGTCAAGATTGCCTGTGGTGAGTCTGGCTTAAATGCTACCCACTGTGAAGCTATAAACTGCTGTTTTGATGGACAACGCTGCTACTATGGAAGAACAGGTAAGGGTTTGAATGTGTTTAGCCTTGCtacttttgaaactgggagttgAACCTGGCCTGCTTTTCTCCCTGATGTTGTCAGTGACTGTCCAGTGCACAAGAGATGGCCAGTTCATATTGGTGGTGGCCAAGGATACAACCCTGCCTAGGCTGAGCCTGGATTCAGTCAGCCTATTGGGAGAAAATGGACCCTGTGGGCCAATTGACTCCAATGCAGCTTTTGCTATCTACCAGTTTCCCGTTGCTGCCTGTGGTACCCGTGTGATGGTTAGTGCTTGGGGCTTCTACATTGGGTTAGATGTGGGCTGTGTTGGAATGTAATTGTACTACCTTGCGACCTCCTTCATTCCAGGAGCTGGGTGACTACTTGGTGTATGAGAACAAGATGACCTCTTCCTATGAAGTTGGATTCGGTCCCCTTGGAGCAATCACAAGAGACAGCTACTATGAGTGAGTTGACCATGATTGCATGGCACAGTTTCATGCAGGGTTTGTGCTCACTTTTGTATTCCTTGTGCAAGACTTTACTTCCAGTGTAGGTATTACGGTATGAGCGTTGCAACACTGCCTATTCAGCACTATGCCAACGAGCCCCCTCTACCTGTAGTTGCTCCTGGACCCCTCAGGGTAGAGCTAAGAATAGCTAATGGTCAGTGCACCACAAAGGGGTGTGTGGAAGGTGAGTATCGTCATTCTGGATGCTAGTATGAGCTTTGTTTATGAAGGGCTTCGAAAACCACTTTGCCTGTCTGCTGACAGCACGGGCAGCCTACACCTCCTACTACACGGATGCTGATTACCCTGTGACCAAGGTGCTGAGAGAGCCGGTCTATGTGGAAGTGCGTATCCTGGACAGGTCTGACCCCAATATTGTCCTGACCCTGGGACGCTGCTGGGCAACCTCTTCCCCTAACCCCTTCAGCCTTCCCGAGTGGGACCTTCTAGTGAATGGGTAGGTTGTAGAATTGCTTCCCACTAGTGTTCCAGTGCAGGCTGGTGTTGACCTGGTGTATTCCAAAGGTGCCCCTACAAGGATGACCGCTACCTGACTCAGTTGGTTCCAGTTGAGGGGTCGTCTGCAGTTCCGTTCCCTACCCATTACAAGCGCTTTGTCCTCAAGATGTTCACCTTTGTGGATCAAACCTCCATGGCTCCCTTGCACAACCAGGTAATGGCTTTAACCTTGTCCCAGCCATTTGTACAATGCCATGTCCGGCCCTTGCTTAGTTGTAACGTTGTTCCCAGGTCTATATCCACTGCAGTACAGCCGTGTGTCATCCAAGTGCAACAGACAGCTGTGAACCAAGCTGTGGCAGAGAAAGTGGGTAGAGTCCTCAGTGCAGGTCCCTTGTTTCCCATGTTGCTTATATGGTCTGAACCTTCTCCTTTGCTGCTCACCAGGGAGACATGCGCCAGAAGAATGGGAGGCTCCTCCTGAATCTGCTGTGGTGTCCAGTGGAAGAGTTGTCTTTACAGAAATGGCCTGAAGCTCACCACCTGAGATCAAACCCTAATGCAATAAAGGCTGTGTTCTCAAATGCTTGTTTGGGGGTGGTTATTGCTCTTGCATGTTCTACCTTAGATACTGGAGTGGGCATTCTTCCATACATTATTTAATAACTACATTGCTGGATTATCTAGCAAACAATGACACTTTGCAGGAGCTATGCAGTTGTGATGTGTATAAGGCACATGGATGTCATTAAAGAAATTGGGGAGGGCACTTTACTGGTAGTGTGTGGCACCATCCACTAGGTGTCACAGCCAAGCCAATGGCTCTCTGAAGTGGCAGGGGAGGTGTAAGTTCTCGCTACCTTGGATCCGTAAATGGGAGGAAGAAGGGTCAGAGGGTGTGGCTGATGGGAGCATATAGCCTTTTGACCTTGTGGTTGTGGTGTCCTTCAGGTCATACTCTTGCACTGTCTGTTTTTTAGAATGTCCTTTTTGCTTTATACTTTGCATCCTATATGATGGAAGCAATGTCATTCCCTAGCTCTGACATGCACTTGGAACAGCTGACGACCATAGAGGACAGGTTGATTTGAGGTACTAGAATGCAGTTCTCCATAACTGATCGATCAAAAGCCTGAACCCACTGGAGAAAGGGCAACCCAGGTTTTATGATCCATGAGAACCAGAGTTCCTTCACCATGAATTCATCTATCCAGATTTTACTGTTAAATGTTATCGC
The window above is part of the Brachyhypopomus gauderio isolate BG-103 chromosome 9, BGAUD_0.2, whole genome shotgun sequence genome. Proteins encoded here:
- the LOC143522356 gene encoding zona pellucida sperm-binding protein 1-like yields the protein MSVATLPIQHYANEPPLPVVAPGPLRVELRIANGQCTTKGCVEARAAYTSYYTDADYPVTKVLREPVYVEVRILDRSDPNIVLTLGRCWATSSPNPFSLPEWDLLVNGCPYKDDRYLTQLVPVEGSSAVPFPTHYKRFVLKMFTFVDQTSMAPLHNQVYIHCSTAVCHPSATDSCEPSCGREMTVQCTRDGQFILVVAKDTTLPRLSLDSVSLLGENGPCGPIDSNAAFAIYQFPVAACGTRVMELGDYLVYENKMTSSYEVGFGPLGAITRDSYYE
- the LOC143522357 gene encoding zona pellucida sperm-binding protein 4-like, which translates into the protein MSVATLPIQHYANEPPLPVVAPGPLRVELRIANGQCTTKGCVEARAAYTSYYTDADYPVTKVLREPVYVEVRILDRSDPNIVLTLGRCWATSSPNPFSLPEWDLLVNGCPYKDDRYLTQLVPVEGSSAVPFPTHYKRFVLKMFTFVDQTSMAPLHNQVYIHCSTAVCHPSATDSCEPSCGRESGCHSQANGSLKWQGRCKFSLPWIRKWEEEGSEGVADGSI
- the LOC143522358 gene encoding zona pellucida sperm-binding protein 1-like, with the translated sequence MSVATLPIQHYANEPPLPVVAPGPLRVELRIANGQCTTKGCVEARAAYTSYYTDADYPVTKVLREPVYVEVRILDRSDPNIVLTLGRCWATSSPNPFSLPEWDLLVNGCPYKDDRYLTQLVPVEGSSAVPFPTHYKRFVLKMFTFVDQTSMAPLHNQVYIHCSTAVCHPSATDSCEPSCGREMTVQCTRDGQFILVVAKDTTLPRLSLDSVSLLGENGPCGPIDSNAAFAIYQFPVAACGTRVMELGDYLVYENKMTSSYEVGFGPLGAITRDSYYE
- the LOC143522359 gene encoding zona pellucida sperm-binding protein 1-like, coding for MSVATLPIQHYANEPPLPVVAPGPLRVELRIANGQCTTKGCVEARAAYTSYYTDADYPVTKVLREPVYVEVRILDRSDPNIVLTLGRCWATSSPNPFSLPEWDLLVNGCPYKDDRYLTQLVPVEGSSAVPFPTHYKRFVLKMFTFVDQTSMAPLHNQVYIHCSTAVCHPSATDSCEPSCGREMTVQCTRDGQFILVVAKDTTLPRLSLDSVSLLGENGPCGPIDSNAAFAIYQFPVAACGTRVMELGDYLVYENKMTSSYEVGFGPLGAITRDSYYE